One part of the Tachysurus vachellii isolate PV-2020 chromosome 6, HZAU_Pvac_v1, whole genome shotgun sequence genome encodes these proteins:
- the coro2aa gene encoding coronin-2A has translation MTWRPQYRSSKFRHVFGKAASKENCYDGVPITCSVHDNQLCAVNPRFIAVITECAGGGAFIVLSINNTGKLDPHHPRISGHRGNVLDVKWNPFNDFCIASCSEDATVKVWDIPKHGVMKNITIAWKELQGHSRRVGLIEWHPTASNVLFSTGYDYQVMVWNLNTPEQVIKNPVRSISIHTDVVLSLSFNTDGSLIATSCKDKKLRIIDPRTGTLLQESSTKTHRASKVIFLGNLKMLLSTGNSHWNHRQIALWDQEDLSQPSFLEDLDGSSGVLFPFYDPDTHMLYIAGKGDGNIRYYEISSEKPYVHYLTEYRSSLPQKGMGMMPKRGLDVCSCEVFRFYRLVTTKSLIEPLSMIVPRRSEAYQEDIYPMTAGVKPAMLAEEWLSGMDKGPVLVSLKPGLVPKTELFENEEPVKTPSVQLNTRRTQSRPGVQQLNFTEPQRNMDEERSEVKQEDRKEQNFSETIANGQTAITLCSPPKTENELLQVYYKQQEEIRRLHELLGQRDVQIKQLELEIKNVRNSL, from the exons atgacatGGCGTCCTCAGTACCGCAGCTCAAAGTTTCGTCATGTGTTTGGTAAAGCTGCCTCTAAAGAGAACTGCTACGATGGAGTGCCGATCACATGCAGTGTCCATGACAACCAGCTGTGTGCCGTCAACCCGCGGTTCATCGCTGTCATCACTGAGTGTGCAGGGGGCGGAGCCTTTATCGTCCTGTCCATCAATAAT acagggAAGTTGGACCCCCATCATCCGAGGATCTCTGGTCACAGAGGGAACGTTCTAGATGTTAAGTGGAATCCATTCAACGATTTCTGCATAGCTTCCTGTTCAGAGGATGCAACG gtgaaagTGTGGGACATTCCTAAACATGGTGTGATGAAAAACATCACAATTGCATGGAAGGAACTTCAGGGTCACTCTCGCCGAGTCGGACTCATCGAGTGGCATCCAACTGCCAGTAACGTCCTGTTCAGTACCGGATACGACTaccag gtgatgGTGTGGAACCTGAACACACCTGAGCAGGTTATTAAGAACCCGGTGCGTTCCATCAGCATTCACACCGACgtggttctctctctgtcctttaaCACAGACGGCAGCCTCATAGCCACTTCCTGTAAAGACAAGAAGCTCAGAATCATCGACCCGCGCACTGGAACACTGCTGCAG gagagcagcacaaagacacacagagccaGTAAAGTGATATTTCTGGGGAACCTGAAGATGCTGCTGTCAACAGGGAACTCGCACTGGAACCATCGGCAGATTGCCCTGTGGGATCAG gaggaCCTTTCCCAGCCGTCATTTCTGGAGGACTTAGACGGTTCCTCTGGGGTGTTGTTTCCTTTTTAcgaccctgacacacacatgctttacaTAGCTGGCAAA ggagATGGAAATATACGATATTACGAAATCAGCTCAGAGAAACCGTATGTGCATTACCTGACTGAGTATCGCTCTTCCCTCCCACAGAAAGGAATgg GCATGATGCCGAAACGAGGGCTGGATGTTTGCTCCTGTGAAGTTTTCAGGTTTTACAGACTGGTGACCACAAAGAGCCTCATTGAGCCACTGTCCATGATTGTCCCACgcagg AGTGAAGCCTATCAAGAGGATATTTATCCGATGACAGCTGGGGTTAAACCAGCCATGTTAGCAGAGGAGTGGCTAAGTGGCATGGACAAAG GTCCTGTGCTGGTGTCCCTGAAGCCAGGCCTGGTCCCTAAAACAGAGCTGTTTGAGAACGAAGAACCGGTAAAAACTCCCAGTGTTCAATTAAACACCCGACGGACTCAGAGTCGACCTGGTGTTCAGCAGCTCAACTTCACTGAACCCCAGAGGAACATGGATGAGgaaagaagtgaagtgaagcaaGAGGATCGAAAAGAACAGAACTTCTCTGAGACTATTGCTAACGGACAGACAGCTATCACACTCTGCTCACCACCTAAAACTGAAAATGAg ctcttgCAGGTGTATTATAAGCAACAGGAGGAGATCCGTCGGCTCCATGAGCTTCTCGGTCAGAGAGATGTACAGATAAAGCAGCTTGAGCTTGAGATAAAAAATGTCAGGAACTCACTCTGa